Proteins encoded by one window of Mesoaciditoga lauensis cd-1655R = DSM 25116:
- a CDS encoding ABC transporter ATP-binding protein, producing the protein MELLQADVKVKALMKIENLNKIFVIGTLKRKYVHAINDLSLDIGYKEVVALVGESGSGKTTVARVISKLYRPTSGKIYLEGEEVGKKMRRSALLDYRKKVQMIFQDPFSSLNPLYPASYAVLRPLKVHRIANSKKEREEMAKNVLEECGLMPAENFLSRYPYELSGGQRQRLGIARALATRPKLVLADEPTSMLDVSIRLDIMNLMLDLKEKEGISYLFITHDLAGAHYMADRIAIMYAGHLMEIGPSDNVINFPKHPYTQLLKKAAPKPEADLEPEKIEVGGEVPDLTNLPKGCPFEPRCLFARPECKEGLPKMVKVGENHYVRCLLYKEE; encoded by the coding sequence ATGGAACTCCTGCAAGCGGACGTTAAAGTGAAAGCACTGATGAAAATTGAGAATTTGAACAAAATATTTGTGATCGGGACTTTGAAGAGAAAATACGTTCATGCGATCAACGATCTAAGCTTGGATATTGGCTACAAAGAAGTTGTAGCACTTGTTGGAGAGTCTGGTAGTGGAAAAACCACGGTGGCGAGGGTAATATCAAAATTGTACCGTCCAACATCTGGAAAAATATATCTGGAGGGAGAGGAAGTTGGGAAAAAAATGCGGCGTTCAGCTCTTCTTGATTACAGAAAGAAAGTGCAGATGATCTTTCAGGATCCTTTTTCTTCACTGAATCCCCTTTACCCGGCAAGTTATGCCGTGTTGAGACCATTAAAAGTACACAGAATTGCAAATTCCAAAAAAGAACGAGAAGAGATGGCAAAAAATGTTCTTGAAGAGTGCGGGCTGATGCCAGCAGAGAATTTTTTGAGCCGCTATCCTTATGAACTTAGTGGAGGGCAAAGACAAAGGCTGGGTATAGCACGTGCTCTAGCAACTCGGCCAAAACTCGTTTTAGCCGATGAGCCCACTTCAATGCTAGACGTATCCATAAGACTGGATATCATGAACCTTATGTTGGACTTAAAGGAAAAAGAGGGAATATCTTATCTTTTTATAACACACGATCTTGCAGGAGCGCACTATATGGCTGATAGAATAGCCATTATGTACGCAGGCCATCTTATGGAAATTGGCCCTTCTGACAACGTTATAAATTTTCCAAAACATCCTTATACTCAGTTGCTTAAAAAAGCTGCCCCTAAGCCTGAAGCCGATCTAGAACCGGAAAAAATAGAAGTGGGAGGAGAAGTGCCGGATCTCACCAATCTTCCAAAGGGTTGTCCTTTTGAGCCCAGGTGTCTATTTGCAAGACCAGAATGCAAAGAAGGACTCCCGAAAATGGTAAAGGTAGGAGAAAACCATTACGTGAGGTGCTTACTTTATAAAGAAGAATAA
- a CDS encoding PIG-L deacetylase family protein codes for MEKEMIDFIHKALPLPNIEERKNVVCVLPHPDDGEIGAGGTVAKLKSKGATVRYVLVTDGGAGIRGKSREETKKIRKKEQETAASILGIDEIRWLNYPDGGEYELKNVRENLSEIFNDIKPDLIITVDPFLPYESHPDHKICGLATIQTLLFDYHNPSVPIAFFFTAYPNQFICVEKQWDKKFESIFSHKSQIGPEIAEIFKKYFETKGNIYGRKIGCKYAEGFKVLIPLMLHAFEETLWI; via the coding sequence ATGGAAAAAGAGATGATCGATTTCATACATAAGGCCCTTCCGCTACCAAACATAGAAGAAAGAAAAAATGTTGTATGTGTCCTGCCACACCCAGATGATGGAGAAATCGGGGCAGGTGGTACCGTTGCCAAATTAAAAAGTAAAGGTGCAACGGTAAGATATGTTCTCGTTACCGATGGAGGCGCCGGTATCAGAGGAAAAAGTAGGGAAGAAACAAAGAAGATCAGAAAAAAGGAGCAGGAAACAGCCGCTAGCATATTAGGTATTGATGAGATAAGATGGTTGAACTACCCTGACGGTGGAGAATACGAGTTAAAAAATGTCAGAGAAAATCTAAGTGAGATATTTAACGACATCAAGCCAGATTTGATCATAACCGTCGATCCATTTTTACCCTACGAATCTCATCCTGATCATAAAATATGCGGATTAGCCACTATTCAAACTCTCTTATTCGATTATCATAATCCATCCGTTCCGATTGCTTTCTTTTTCACAGCATATCCAAATCAATTTATATGTGTTGAAAAACAATGGGACAAAAAGTTTGAATCCATTTTTTCTCATAAGAGCCAAATTGGTCCTGAAATAGCCGAAATATTCAAAAAGTATTTTGAGACAAAAGGCAATATTTACGGAAGAAAAATAGGTTGTAAATATGCGGAAGGGTTTAAGGTTCTAATTCCCTTAATGCTTCATGCCTTTGAAGAAACCTTATGGATATAG